A section of the Carassius carassius chromosome 17, fCarCar2.1, whole genome shotgun sequence genome encodes:
- the LOC132160733 gene encoding nuclear factor of activated T-cells, cytoplasmic 2 — translation MSNFYENIDGQEELDFPLLFLYNQPDLPPDDQVDDAGIPSSHGTNQTSPIVYQDPSVYDEESACQLPHHLPTDDLLTYGQSDYRHPSMPASHPGAPQANGPRIEITCPDLYQHDHVHTNPVYITRPMLDIPYRESQCLSPASSTSSTSWHSDGYSPGTYSPCISPGVGEGTLAGLTEADLCPMMQAIQASGSPNTSPRTSITEDTVLDRRPTSPRSRSASPQGKRTYAEYETQRSQSPRFGRDEPTKFYPPANLEDSMNSLSHSLTKPIPTKIVRPNLEYAVYPESHVGMFPPMPEVKKEFAVESCYFMPANWSSQALAGVCSMPVAALPALEWPLPSSTEHYELRIEVQPRQHHRAHYETEGSRGAVKASSGGHPVVQLRGYTGTEPLALQVFIGTADDRNLRPHAFYQVHRITGKTVSTNSQERMLNGTKILELPLEPKENMRAVVDCAGILKLRNADIELRKGETDVGRKNTRVRMVFRVHVPQPSGQWISLQVVSQTIECSQRSAHEHPVVDHHDLDHCLVLGGPQMILRGQNFTSESKVIFLEKTHVDLQLWEAEAKVYRDKCTSNLLFLEIPPYRDPNIYHPVKVKFHVLNGKKRCSQPQNFTYTPLSVPQIKPEPVEEYQYAQIGCTGRPIMGVSPPSCHLADGCVMPGGSSYQRAHCMYPAAPQHTPMRYFPGHTVTGVFSSSPAHAAGHPTSVSAFIPNTYQHTIAGDSFQTAASLFPTLDVSEICSAAANQKAYGSRASPTTGRSPPARSHQQTYLPVQHQRNISPVRVTIKQENLDQANLDDVNAVIRKDLVHKNNL, via the exons ATGAGTAATTTTTACGAAAACATCGACGGTCAAGAAGAACTGGACTTTCCATTACTTTTCCTGTACAACCAACCCGACTTACCTCCAGATGACCAAG TTGATGACGCTGGCATCCCCTCCAGTCATGGTACCAATCAAACTTCCCCAATCGTTTATCAAGACCCGTCTGTGTACGATGAGGAGTCTGCGTGCCAGCTTCCCCACCATCTCCCTACCGATGACCTTCTCACGTATGGGCAATCTGATTATAGACACCCCTCCATGCCTGCCAGCCATCCTGGAGCGCCCCAAGCCAATGGCCCGAGAATTGAGATCACCTGTCCTGACCTGTACCAGCATGACCACGTCCACACCAACCCTGTGTACATCACTCGGCCCATGCTAGACATCCCTTACAGGGAGAGCCAGTGCCTCAGTCCGGCTAGCAGCACCTCGTCTACTAGCTGGCATTCAGATGGCTATTCTCCTGGAACATACTCCCCGTGCATTTCTCCTGGTGTTGGTGAAGGAACGCTAGCCGGATTGACCGAAGCCGACCTATGCCCGATGATGCAGGCCATCCAAGCGTCTGGTTCTCCCAACACGTCCCCTCGCACCAGTATCACAGAAGACACCGTCCTGGACCGCCGTCCCACCTCTCCACGCTCTCGCTCGGCTTCTCCGCAGGGGAAGCGCACTTACGCCGAATACGAGACACAGAGATCTCAAAGCCCCCGTTTTGGCCGGGACGAGCCCACCAAGTTCTATCCTCCGGCAAACTTGGAGGATTCCATGAACAGCCTCAGCCACAGCTTGACCAAACCAATCCCTACTAAGATTGTCCGACCTAATCTAGAGTATGCTGTCTACCCGGAAAGCCACGTGGGCATGTTCCCACCCATGCCGGAAGTGAAAAAAGAATTCGCTGTGGAATCGTGCTATTTCATGCCTGCCAACTGGTCCAGTCAGGCTCTCGCAGGGGTTTGTAG TATGCCAGTGGCTGCGTTGCCTGCTCTGGAATGGCCTCTTCCCAGCAGCACTGAGCATTATGAGCTTAGGATAGAGGTTCAACCCAGACAACACCACCGGGCCCACTACGAGACCGAGGGCAGCCGAGGGGCCGTCAAAGCATCTTCCGGAGGACATCCTGTCGTTCAG TTGCGAGGGTACACCGGGACCGAGCCGCTGGCTCTACAGGTCTTCATCGGCACGGCTGACGACAGGAACCTCAGACCTCATGCCTTCTACCAGGTCCACCGCATCACCGGCAAAACCGTCTCCACCAACAGTCAGGAACGAATGCTGAACGGAACCAAGATCCTAGAGCTGCCACTGGAACCCAAGGAGAACATGAGAGCTGT AGTTGACTGTGCTGGTATCCTGAAACTGAGAAATGCCGACATTGAGCTGAGGAAAGGAGAGACAGATGTGGGACGGAAAAACACACGAGTGAGAATGGTCTTCCGTGTCCATGTTCCTCAACCCAGCGGCCAGTGGATCTCTCTCCAAGTGGTTTCACAGACTATTGAATGCT CTCAAAGGTCTGCTCATGAGCATCCAGTGGTAGATCATCATGACTTGGACCACTGTTTGGTTCTGGGTGGACCGCAGATGATCCTTAGGGGCCAGAACTTCACATCAGAGTCCAAAGTCATCTTCCTTGAGAAAACGCATG TTGATTTACAGTTATGGGAGGCTGAGGCGAAAGTTTACAGAGACAAATGCACATCT AACCTGCTGTTTTTGGAAATCCCTCCATATCGAGATCCCAACATCTACCACCCAGTCAAAGTCAAATTTCACGTTCTGAACGGGAAGAAGAGATGCAGCCAGCCTCAAAACTTCACCTACACACCCCTCTCAG TGCCACAGATTAAACCAGAGCCGGTTGAAGAATACCAATACGCACAGATAGGCTGCACAGGGCGTCCCATCATGGGCGTTTCTCCTCCCTCTTGTCATCTTGCAGACGGTTGCGTGATGCCGGGTGGCTCGTCATACCAGCGAGCTCACTGCATGTACCCTGCTGCCCCACAACACACACCCATGCGCTATTTCCCGGGTCACACGGTGACAGGAGTCTTCTCCAGCTCGCCAGCTCACGCAGCAGGTCACCCAACCTCTGTGTCTGCATTCATACCCAACACCTACCAGCACACCATAGCGGGAGACAGCTTCCAAACTGCTGCCTCTCTGTTTCCCACCCTGGATGTCTCAGAGATCTGCTCCGCCGCGGCCAATCAGAAGGCGTACGGCTCGAGGGCGTCCCCAACCACAGGGAGATCCCCTCCGGCCCGCAGCCATCAGCAGACATACCTGCCAGTGCAGCACCAGAGAAACATAAGTCCTGTGAGAGTCACCATCAAGCAGGAGAACCTGGATCAGGCCAATCTGGATGACG TGAATGCTGTTATAAGAAAGGACCTCGTTCATAAAAATAATCTCTAA
- the manbal gene encoding protein MANBAL codes for MSSDLDLSPPEVPEPTLFESLLRYGLFLGAIFQLVCILAIILPTSKSHEQVETPEPADARSSDQSRKPKGPVQQIRQKLKKESKKKR; via the exons ATGTCCTCTGATCTGGATCTTTCTCCTCCGGAGGTTCCTGAACCCACTCTCTTCGAGAGCCTCCTGCGTTATGGATTATTTCTAGGGGCTATTTTTCAGCTCGTCTGTATTTTAGCAATAATCCTCCCCACATCCAAGAGCCACGAACAG GTGGAGACGCCAGAGCCGGCTGACGCTCGCAGCTCGGATCAGAGCCGAAAGCCCAAGGGACCCGTTCAACAAATCCGGCAGAAACTGAAAAAGGAGAGCAAGAAGAagagatag